A single genomic interval of Hippea jasoniae harbors:
- a CDS encoding LPS-assembly protein LptD, which yields MRKIVLTILFFLFAIVSHADNAIHIKADHISFNKQTNTYTAYGNCTIINDNITVNADFVSYNTTTYRLEAKNNILITFKNGDWIKGKYAIINYSTYKGFVDNAVIYTKSNNLYTRAKKVILYDKNHYYLKNGVITSCRCKDFIDFKEGAYPKWSIWAKNTYIKKDDYIFAYPVVLQARSVPVFASPFIRRSLNKKRKTGFLMPQLGFSSKDGYQYIQPFFINISPSEDITLYPFSFSRLGDGIKGQYRFYWTKHSKGEWNITILKEKKPFGTNENKKTRINLKAQQWADFGKYGYFKYDINIVNNKDNLKVINQNKLTLSSDRYTTSKASYYIAKNSYYLSLYAYYYQDLIAKNNKETLQKLPVLEFGAINKKLYKNLTLDFSQTLSNNFRITGNRGYYSLTEAFLSYPFKVSFLNITPKAGFHEIYANWKNSDTNQKFSRKSFVPDYSITASSSIYGIFLTNNKKGFLGLKHTITPTISYHYIPKRRQDFADFVPTFSKTNEINFTLENSLNAKFFEDNQTRYRKVFYNKISIVYDYTNSYKTRIKPIYEETTIKPFDFLSFTSQAHYFIHKHTFIDSTETVSLSFDRAGLSAGYTMSKPYPDLNMTDESINGKVYFYPTKKLYTYASFEKSIIHSYYPSKKFGFLYTDDCYSIGLDFYFVRTPTLENNTYKTTLNKGFWITLTLNGLFSIKKQY from the coding sequence ATGAGAAAAATTGTTCTGACTATTCTCTTTTTTCTTTTTGCTATAGTATCACACGCTGATAATGCCATTCACATCAAAGCAGACCACATCTCTTTTAATAAACAGACAAACACTTACACTGCATACGGAAATTGCACGATTATAAATGACAACATAACAGTTAATGCAGATTTTGTTAGCTACAACACCACCACATATAGACTTGAGGCAAAAAATAACATATTAATCACATTTAAAAACGGCGACTGGATAAAAGGCAAGTATGCTATAATAAATTATTCAACATACAAAGGCTTTGTGGATAATGCCGTTATATACACAAAAAGCAACAATCTATATACAAGAGCAAAAAAGGTTATTTTATACGACAAAAATCATTACTATTTAAAAAATGGAGTTATCACAAGCTGCAGATGCAAAGATTTTATAGACTTTAAAGAGGGAGCATATCCCAAATGGAGTATATGGGCCAAAAATACATATATCAAAAAAGACGATTACATATTTGCTTATCCTGTTGTTTTACAGGCAAGAAGTGTTCCAGTATTTGCTTCACCGTTTATCAGAAGAAGTCTAAATAAAAAAAGAAAAACAGGATTTTTGATGCCGCAGCTGGGGTTTTCATCAAAAGACGGATATCAATATATTCAACCATTCTTCATAAATATATCTCCATCTGAGGATATCACGCTCTATCCATTTAGCTTTTCTCGCCTTGGAGATGGTATAAAAGGTCAGTATAGATTTTACTGGACAAAGCACTCAAAAGGCGAGTGGAATATCACTATCCTTAAAGAAAAAAAGCCATTTGGAACCAATGAAAACAAAAAAACAAGGATAAATCTAAAAGCCCAACAGTGGGCTGATTTTGGCAAATACGGTTATTTCAAATACGACATAAACATCGTCAATAATAAAGATAATCTTAAGGTTATAAACCAGAACAAGCTCACACTAAGTTCTGATAGATACACGACATCAAAAGCATCGTATTATATAGCAAAAAACAGCTACTATCTATCACTTTATGCTTACTACTATCAGGATTTAATTGCAAAAAACAACAAAGAAACCCTTCAAAAACTTCCGGTATTGGAGTTTGGTGCCATAAACAAAAAACTCTACAAAAATCTAACGCTGGATTTTTCTCAAACCCTATCCAACAACTTTAGAATCACAGGAAACAGGGGCTATTATTCCTTAACTGAAGCATTTCTCTCATACCCTTTTAAGGTTTCATTTTTAAACATAACTCCAAAAGCAGGATTTCATGAGATTTATGCAAACTGGAAAAACAGCGATACAAACCAGAAGTTTTCAAGAAAGAGTTTTGTTCCAGATTATTCAATTACTGCAAGCAGTTCGATATACGGGATATTTTTAACAAATAACAAAAAAGGATTTCTTGGATTGAAGCATACAATAACGCCTACTATTTCATATCACTACATCCCCAAAAGAAGGCAGGATTTTGCAGATTTTGTGCCAACATTTTCAAAAACAAATGAGATCAACTTTACACTTGAAAACAGTCTAAATGCCAAGTTTTTTGAGGATAATCAAACCAGATACAGAAAGGTGTTTTACAACAAAATAAGCATCGTTTATGACTACACTAATTCATACAAAACAAGAATAAAACCAATTTATGAAGAAACAACAATTAAGCCATTCGATTTTCTGAGCTTTACATCTCAGGCACACTACTTTATACACAAACACACCTTTATCGACTCAACAGAAACGGTGAGTCTATCTTTTGACAGAGCTGGATTATCTGCAGGCTATACCATGAGCAAACCCTATCCTGACCTGAATATGACAGATGAAAGTATCAACGGTAAAGTTTATTTTTATCCCACAAAAAAGCTTTATACATACGCGTCGTTTGAAAAAAGTATTATACACTCCTATTATCCATCCAAAAAATTTGGCTTTTTATACACGGATGACTGCTACAGCATAGGCCTTGATTTTTACTTCGTGAGAACTCCAACTTTAGAAAACAACACCTACAAAACCACTCTCAACAAAGGTTTCTGGATTACTTTAACACTCAACGGTTTATTTTCAATCAAAAAGCAGTACTGA
- a CDS encoding EscU/YscU/HrcU family type III secretion system export apparatus switch protein, translated as MDDEIKKAVALRYQKTEDNAPTVVAKGKGYLAKKIEEIAKENDIYIHKDPNLADSLYKLKISEEIPEELYEAVAKILAFVYSL; from the coding sequence ATGGATGATGAAATTAAGAAGGCTGTTGCCTTAAGATATCAGAAAACAGAAGACAACGCACCAACGGTTGTGGCAAAAGGCAAAGGTTATTTGGCAAAAAAAATCGAAGAGATTGCAAAAGAAAACGACATCTACATTCATAAGGATCCAAATCTTGCAGATAGCCTTTATAAGCTTAAGATTAGCGAAGAGATCCCCGAAGAGCTTTATGAGGCTGTTGCTAAAATCCTTGCCTTCGTCTACAGCTTATAA
- a CDS encoding DUF302 domain-containing protein encodes MNKLMVYFICNAKLAARVISATNAMAGIMPCSWSVSERNDGIYISKMNIGLMAKIFSGEIKKSHGDC; translated from the coding sequence ATCAACAAGCTTATGGTGTATTTTATCTGCAATGCCAAATTGGCCGCACGGGTTATAAGTGCAACAAATGCCATGGCAGGTATTATGCCATGCTCTTGGTCTGTCAGCGAAAGAAACGATGGGATTTATATCTCAAAGATGAACATCGGCCTGATGGCAAAGATATTTAGCGGCGAGATTAAAAAAAGCCATGGAGATTGTTGA